In one window of Frigoriglobus tundricola DNA:
- a CDS encoding DUF4062 domain-containing protein yields MPFSAQVYSVMVASPSDVSEERQAVVDAINDWNALHATEGIVLLPVMWETHATPLTNVRPQQRISDQIVGRSDLLVGLFWTRFGQATGMAESGTLEEINQFDAAGKPTLLYFSSRPVDPNKIDPEQHAKVVEFKKKTYKTALVGSFASVEELRAVLIRDLTNQVRLMQCTLPGPVGGSDDGPAGQGKPRDPLDELQKITEIICLHKDRKITPRLVRQYRELLGLGNAEAVLMDPVTAGAVGPNGFQIGYTSEGDKVEWIIDEEVDGGTWPLLLRRNDAMIHKAYQEFWDKVWWNRHQNWLYRLKTGEEELTDDQKPVLKKAKDAAARIEKKYGKKKSGVGRFRMGTAQRANVSTLLGTRIRVGRIARHMIPSACLVTCQSSCDPTAAGVSRSVFVRD; encoded by the coding sequence ATGCCCTTTAGCGCACAAGTTTATTCCGTCATGGTCGCCTCACCTTCCGACGTTTCGGAAGAGCGACAGGCTGTGGTCGACGCCATCAACGACTGGAATGCCCTCCACGCGACCGAAGGCATCGTTCTACTGCCCGTAATGTGGGAAACTCACGCTACCCCGCTCACGAACGTCCGCCCACAGCAGAGAATCAGTGACCAAATCGTCGGGAGGAGCGACCTTCTCGTCGGCCTGTTCTGGACGCGGTTCGGACAGGCGACGGGCATGGCCGAATCGGGTACCCTTGAAGAGATCAACCAATTCGACGCCGCCGGGAAGCCCACCCTCCTTTACTTCTCCAGCCGCCCTGTTGATCCAAATAAGATCGACCCGGAACAGCACGCCAAAGTCGTCGAGTTCAAGAAGAAGACGTACAAGACGGCTCTCGTCGGCAGTTTCGCCAGCGTAGAGGAGTTGCGGGCCGTGCTCATCCGTGACTTGACCAATCAGGTACGGCTCATGCAGTGCACGTTGCCGGGTCCGGTGGGTGGTTCCGATGACGGCCCGGCTGGTCAGGGAAAACCTCGCGATCCGCTTGATGAATTGCAGAAAATCACGGAAATCATCTGTCTCCACAAGGACCGGAAGATTACGCCGAGACTCGTGAGGCAGTATCGGGAACTCTTAGGTCTGGGGAACGCAGAAGCCGTTCTTATGGATCCGGTAACAGCAGGTGCTGTCGGGCCGAATGGGTTCCAAATCGGCTACACCTCTGAAGGCGACAAGGTGGAGTGGATAATCGACGAGGAAGTTGATGGTGGAACGTGGCCGCTCTTGCTCCGCCGCAACGACGCCATGATTCATAAAGCATATCAGGAGTTTTGGGATAAGGTATGGTGGAATCGTCATCAGAACTGGCTTTACCGTCTCAAAACCGGTGAGGAGGAACTCACAGACGATCAGAAGCCCGTACTGAAGAAGGCGAAGGATGCCGCCGCCCGAATCGAGAAGAAGTACGGCAAGAAAAAATCTGGGGTGGGACGATTTCGAATGGGGACTGCTCAACGGGCGAATGTCAGCACTCTCTTGGGTACTAGGATCAGAGTGGGACGAATCGCTCGACACATGATCCCGTCAGCGTGTCTTGTTACATGCCAATCGTCTTGCGATCCTACGGCTGCGGGTGTCTCTCGAAGCGTCTTCGTCCGCGACTGA
- the fae gene encoding formaldehyde-activating enzyme — translation MAGKIVLRTGEALVEGDKDYLCAEPEIVIGELDGPVGTALATLVGDQVKGHTRVFAILNSDVQVRPATLMVSKVTVASSRYTSILMGSVQAGIANGVLDAVREGIIPKKKANDLGIIYSVWLDPSVLQVPEGQIDHAGLLAVNREATVKVLRKALANEPDIDWLLENQDKVTHYFHQLGLDGKI, via the coding sequence ATGGCCGGAAAGATCGTGCTGCGGACGGGTGAGGCGCTGGTCGAGGGCGACAAGGACTACCTGTGCGCCGAGCCGGAGATCGTCATCGGGGAACTCGACGGGCCGGTGGGCACCGCACTGGCGACGCTGGTCGGCGATCAGGTGAAGGGGCACACGCGGGTCTTCGCGATTCTCAACTCCGACGTGCAGGTCCGCCCCGCGACGCTGATGGTGTCGAAGGTGACGGTGGCGAGTTCGCGGTACACGAGCATCTTGATGGGGAGCGTGCAGGCCGGGATCGCGAACGGGGTTCTCGACGCGGTGCGGGAGGGGATCATCCCGAAGAAGAAGGCGAACGACCTCGGGATCATCTACTCGGTGTGGCTGGACCCGTCCGTGTTGCAGGTGCCGGAGGGCCAGATCGACCACGCGGGCCTACTCGCGGTGAACCGGGAGGCGACAGTGAAGGTGCTGCGGAAGGCGCTGGCGAACGAGCCGGACATCGATTGGCTATTGGAGAATCAGGACAAGGTGACGCACTACTTCCACCAACTCGGGCTGGATGGCAAAATCTGA
- a CDS encoding DUF971 domain-containing protein codes for MAAELRPTSLKREGDGLKIEWSDGVVTSVPWKTLRANCPCATCNEERKKPADPFRILTPQEVAAGAPAPVAMTAVGYYAYQIRWNDGHDTGIYPLELLRSLGERPA; via the coding sequence ATGGCGGCAGAACTCCGTCCGACGTCTCTCAAGCGAGAGGGCGACGGATTGAAGATCGAGTGGAGTGACGGCGTGGTCACGTCCGTGCCGTGGAAGACGCTCCGCGCCAACTGCCCCTGCGCGACCTGTAACGAGGAGCGGAAGAAGCCGGCCGACCCGTTCCGCATCCTGACGCCGCAAGAGGTCGCCGCGGGCGCGCCGGCCCCCGTCGCGATGACCGCCGTCGGCTACTACGCGTACCAGATCCGGTGGAACGACGGCCACGACACCGGCATTTACCCGTTGGAACTGCTCCGCAGCCTCGGCGAACGGCCCGCATGA
- a CDS encoding Mrp/NBP35 family ATP-binding protein produces the protein MNPQMPQKLSLPGVKQVIAVASGKGGVGKSTVAANLALALHMSGHTVGLMDADIYGPSVPIMFGLGTVNPQTTSFPLEKFGIRLMSMGFLVSPEQAVIWRGPKVAQAVQSFLGQIDWGQLDYLIIDLPPGTGDAQLTLSQSAPLTGAVIVTTPGEVSLIDARKGVKMFGEVRVPILGVVENMSYFTDATGAKTPIFGVGGGQKLADENHVPFLGELPIDPRVAACGDNGEPMVRKHPDSPVAKAYMTLAATVAAAANRPNAAALPQVQL, from the coding sequence ATGAATCCGCAGATGCCCCAGAAGTTGTCGCTGCCCGGCGTGAAGCAGGTGATCGCCGTTGCCAGCGGAAAGGGCGGCGTGGGCAAGTCCACCGTCGCCGCGAACCTGGCGCTGGCGCTCCACATGTCGGGGCACACCGTCGGCCTCATGGACGCCGACATTTACGGCCCGTCGGTGCCGATCATGTTCGGCCTCGGCACGGTCAACCCGCAGACCACGTCTTTTCCCCTTGAAAAGTTCGGGATTAGGCTGATGAGCATGGGCTTCCTCGTGAGCCCGGAACAGGCCGTCATCTGGCGCGGGCCGAAAGTGGCGCAGGCGGTGCAGTCCTTCCTCGGACAGATCGATTGGGGCCAGCTCGACTACCTCATCATCGACCTGCCGCCGGGCACCGGGGACGCGCAACTCACGCTCAGCCAGAGCGCGCCGCTCACGGGCGCCGTCATCGTCACCACGCCCGGCGAGGTCAGCCTGATCGACGCCCGGAAGGGCGTGAAGATGTTCGGCGAGGTGCGCGTGCCCATCCTCGGCGTCGTCGAGAACATGAGCTACTTTACGGACGCCACCGGAGCGAAGACGCCGATCTTCGGCGTCGGCGGCGGGCAGAAGCTCGCGGACGAGAACCACGTCCCCTTCCTGGGCGAACTGCCCATCGACCCGCGTGTCGCCGCGTGCGGCGACAACGGCGAGCCGATGGTGCGCAAGCACCCCGACTCGCCCGTTGCGA